A stretch of the Candidatus Binataceae bacterium genome encodes the following:
- the trpC gene encoding indole-3-glycerol phosphate synthase TrpC has protein sequence MSSILEQIFAAKREELMATRNRVSFAEICNAAAAVPAARDFEAALRARRPAIIAEVKRASPSKGDISPGLNPGAVAREYAAAGAACISVLTDRHFKGTLEDLQTVRAAVELPLLRKDFMFDAYQVYEARAAGADCILLIAAMLDGSVLRELAAMARELKMAALVEVHNEAEFATARKIGATLVGINNRDLHSFVTDIAVTERLLSRQRSDALIISESGIDAPEDIVRLDRAGARAFLIGESLLRGGEPRAKLAALLDSLPGRDSR, from the coding sequence ATGAGTTCTATCCTGGAGCAAATCTTCGCGGCCAAGCGCGAGGAACTGATGGCCACGCGAAACCGCGTGTCATTTGCGGAGATTTGCAACGCCGCAGCCGCCGTGCCGGCTGCCCGCGACTTCGAGGCTGCGCTGCGCGCGCGGCGGCCAGCGATAATCGCCGAAGTCAAACGTGCCTCACCCAGCAAAGGCGATATTTCCCCAGGGCTCAACCCCGGCGCGGTTGCGCGCGAGTACGCGGCGGCGGGCGCGGCCTGCATCTCGGTCCTGACCGACAGGCATTTTAAAGGAACACTTGAAGATTTGCAGACGGTGCGCGCGGCGGTCGAACTGCCACTGCTGCGCAAGGATTTCATGTTCGATGCGTATCAGGTGTACGAGGCGCGCGCCGCGGGTGCCGACTGTATCTTGCTGATTGCGGCTATGCTGGACGGGTCGGTGCTGCGTGAGCTTGCCGCCATGGCGCGTGAGCTCAAGATGGCCGCGCTAGTCGAAGTGCACAACGAGGCAGAGTTCGCGACCGCCCGAAAGATCGGCGCTACGCTGGTCGGAATCAACAATCGTGACCTGCATAGCTTCGTTACCGATATCGCGGTCACCGAACGGCTGCTCTCGCGGCAGCGGAGCGACGCACTGATCATCTCGGAGAGCGGAATCGATGCTCCCGAGGACATAGTGCGACTTGACCGCGCGGGTGCTCGAGCGTTTTTGATCGGCGAGAGCCTGCTGCGCGGAGGAGAGCCGCGCGCGAAACTGGCCGCGTTGCTGGATTCCCTGCCAGGCAGAGACTCGCGATGA
- the accD gene encoding acetyl-CoA carboxylase, carboxyltransferase subunit beta, whose amino-acid sequence MAQSTQPPAVSAHAAPPPVASDENIWTKCPTCKEISFRKEVERNLNICPKCAHHFRLTVSQRLAITVDRGSWREMFENVAIGDPLKFVDSRPYPKRMAQARESSGRNDAVVVGTAAIEDRTLALGVMDFEFMGGSMGVVVGEKVARLFDFATRRGLPVVVFVASGGARMQEGALSLMQMAKVSAAIARLRDARLPYISVMCDPTTGGVAASFAMLGDLNLAEPGALIGFAGRRVSKQTVNQELPEDFQRAEFLLAHGMLDAIVPRHQMRFTLGRLLPMLTRHRSARRSKK is encoded by the coding sequence ATGGCGCAAAGCACCCAACCTCCGGCCGTCTCTGCGCATGCCGCGCCGCCGCCGGTAGCCAGCGACGAGAACATCTGGACCAAATGTCCGACCTGCAAGGAAATCTCGTTTCGCAAGGAAGTCGAACGCAATCTCAATATCTGTCCCAAGTGCGCGCACCATTTTCGTCTGACCGTCAGCCAGCGCCTTGCGATCACGGTTGACCGCGGATCATGGCGCGAGATGTTCGAAAACGTGGCGATTGGCGATCCACTCAAGTTTGTCGATTCGCGACCGTATCCCAAACGGATGGCCCAGGCGCGCGAATCGAGCGGACGCAATGATGCGGTAGTAGTGGGCACGGCAGCGATCGAAGACCGCACGCTGGCGCTCGGCGTCATGGATTTCGAATTCATGGGCGGGAGCATGGGAGTCGTGGTCGGCGAAAAAGTGGCGCGGCTCTTCGATTTCGCCACCCGTAGGGGGCTCCCGGTGGTGGTCTTTGTCGCTTCGGGCGGGGCCAGGATGCAGGAAGGTGCGCTGTCGCTAATGCAGATGGCGAAGGTGTCTGCGGCGATCGCACGGCTTAGAGACGCGCGGTTACCCTACATCTCGGTGATGTGCGATCCGACCACCGGAGGCGTCGCGGCATCGTTTGCGATGCTCGGGGACCTCAATCTCGCCGAGCCGGGCGCGCTGATCGGTTTCGCCGGCCGGCGCGTGAGCAAACAGACCGTAAATCAGGAACTGCCCGAAGACTTTCAGCGTGCGGAGTTTCTGCTCGCGCACGGCATGCTGGACGCTATCGTGCCGCGCCATCAGATGCGTTTCACGTTAGGCCGTCTGCTTCCAATGCTGACGCGGCATCGTTCTGCGAGGCGTTCCAAAAAGTAG
- the trpD gene encoding anthranilate phosphoribosyltransferase, producing the protein MNALPAAFEDVLARRSLDVVTAERAFGEILDEQAPEALIAGFLVALKLKGESAAELKGAARAMRARARATNLDGTHLVDVVGTGGDGSGSFNISTGAALVAAAAGIPVAKHGNRAISGRVGAADVLEQFFVKIDLDPAGLACCLRRAAFCFIFAPAYHPVLARLAPLRRALATRTIFNLLGPLCNPATPRCMVVGVGDAELFRPMAEALAALGVAHALVVNGSDGMDEITLSSATRVAEIRGAEPVREFEIAPEEFGMKRVARDTLVANDAPHAARILRAVLAGEPGPAQDVLALNAGAALYVGGKAQSLHGGVVKARKLIEAGHALRIIERLAEASYATGQ; encoded by the coding sequence GTGAACGCCTTGCCTGCCGCCTTCGAGGATGTGCTCGCGCGTCGTTCGCTTGATGTAGTCACGGCCGAGCGCGCGTTTGGCGAGATTCTCGACGAGCAGGCGCCGGAGGCCCTGATCGCGGGATTTCTGGTCGCGCTCAAGCTGAAGGGTGAATCTGCGGCGGAGCTCAAAGGCGCAGCCCGCGCGATGCGCGCACGCGCACGCGCGACCAACCTCGATGGCACGCATCTGGTCGACGTCGTGGGCACGGGCGGCGATGGTTCGGGCAGCTTCAACATTTCAACGGGCGCGGCCCTGGTCGCCGCCGCCGCCGGCATCCCGGTCGCCAAGCACGGCAATCGCGCGATAAGCGGCCGCGTCGGCGCCGCGGATGTGCTGGAACAGTTCTTCGTCAAGATCGACCTCGACCCGGCGGGCTTGGCGTGCTGTCTGCGCCGCGCGGCGTTCTGTTTCATTTTTGCTCCCGCCTATCATCCGGTACTGGCGCGGCTTGCGCCGTTGCGCCGCGCGCTCGCAACCCGCACGATCTTCAATTTGCTTGGGCCGCTCTGTAATCCGGCGACGCCGCGTTGCATGGTGGTGGGAGTCGGAGATGCCGAATTATTTCGCCCGATGGCCGAGGCGCTGGCAGCTCTGGGGGTCGCGCACGCGCTGGTGGTGAACGGAAGTGATGGTATGGACGAGATTACACTGTCCTCTGCCACGCGGGTTGCGGAGATTCGGGGTGCAGAACCGGTTCGGGAATTTGAGATCGCGCCCGAAGAGTTCGGCATGAAAAGGGTAGCCCGCGACACCCTGGTGGCCAACGATGCGCCCCACGCTGCCCGAATTCTGCGCGCAGTTCTTGCGGGAGAACCGGGTCCCGCCCAAGATGTGCTCGCGCTTAACGCCGGCGCCGCGCTTTACGTGGGCGGAAAAGCGCAATCGTTGCACGGCGGGGTGGTTAAAGCGCGCAAGCTCATCGAAGCAGGCCACGCGCTCAGGATCATCGAAAGGCTCGCGGAGGCGAGTTACGCCACCGGCCAATGA
- the lptD gene encoding LPS assembly protein LptD: MLLGLGRFALAVKLPGGTTTARSEGSQPINVTGHETIYDSKEDTFTVIGDAVMTEGGSVIKADQIKLYRQQRIAIATGNVHLIDPDVEMWATRAKLDIANEILELDNARVQARKSTYRLDGKKIVKLQGQNYQITSGFFTTCTSSKQRAPDWSISGDQMSVDIGNTGTAKGASFNILGYQPFKVPSLTFPADTDRHSGFLSGRQGQSGLRGFQLLQPYYLAINKTQDATVALDIETRQRVGGLAEYRLTNGPDDYFWVNGAFYNESIRSNANRHGDIVDTQVNDPFIPVNRYGIIGMTRQHITDNLMVYADTVSVSDDFYLREMNVWTLSNGYGSNWGSLRNAISHWGVLDEFDHGYAQMQGTWNQDLIQASPFALQELPKLLVSGRQDLAGGLAFLDYDAQGTNFYRESGLDGLRFAATPKLTIPWRLGDYLYGYGAVGVQGNMYDTSGHNINVTPVGFPFAGLPPKANGKPGVLLYNNGLSVGPLAQGGFQGIGVPSLSTGVASEVERVWDVNGTLVEKLKNTIEPFATYAYVPRIYQGNLPLFDQYDRVNSRSLFTYGVTTRLFAKIAPQSADLPADTETDESTGAPGPTNQGSSPSETFMPGGASAFSHGQEVRELAQATFMQAYDVSHDLGPFGDRVSDFQSNLTVFATSFAALGSQVDYNPRNHAGITFANVFLTLQPPWSQVSNVYMGKELQGSFVQLSYNYVNPKTAVLPTTTENNSQFATIRAYSDLGDMLGVYIAPSYNFSTNQLQYAEYGARLKSACDCWSADMGLTDSFNPNEVQVQFQLTLGGLGSIGQSPFGRNPFQTYGLAGNPLGVLPR; this comes from the coding sequence ATGCTTTTGGGCCTGGGGCGCTTCGCGCTCGCGGTGAAGCTCCCGGGGGGTACCACCACGGCGCGCTCCGAAGGCTCGCAGCCCATCAACGTCACCGGTCACGAAACGATCTACGACTCCAAGGAAGACACTTTCACCGTCATCGGCGACGCAGTGATGACCGAGGGCGGGAGCGTCATCAAGGCCGATCAGATCAAGCTTTATCGCCAGCAGCGTATCGCCATCGCGACCGGCAACGTCCATCTGATCGATCCGGACGTGGAGATGTGGGCCACGAGGGCCAAGCTGGACATCGCCAACGAAATCTTGGAGCTGGACAACGCGCGGGTTCAGGCTAGAAAATCCACCTATCGCCTCGACGGCAAGAAGATCGTCAAGCTCCAGGGGCAGAATTATCAGATCACGAGCGGGTTTTTCACGACCTGCACATCCTCGAAGCAACGCGCGCCCGACTGGTCGATTAGCGGGGACCAGATGAGTGTAGATATTGGCAACACCGGGACCGCCAAGGGTGCCTCGTTTAACATCCTCGGTTATCAGCCCTTCAAAGTTCCCTCGCTGACATTTCCCGCCGATACCGATCGGCATAGCGGCTTCCTGTCGGGGCGCCAGGGACAATCGGGCTTGCGCGGCTTTCAGTTGCTGCAGCCATACTACCTTGCGATCAACAAAACCCAGGATGCGACCGTCGCGCTTGATATTGAAACCCGCCAACGCGTCGGCGGTCTCGCGGAGTACCGTCTGACCAACGGGCCAGACGACTATTTTTGGGTGAATGGCGCGTTTTATAACGAATCGATTCGGAGCAACGCGAATCGCCACGGCGACATCGTCGACACTCAGGTCAACGACCCGTTCATCCCGGTCAATCGCTACGGAATCATCGGCATGACTCGCCAGCACATCACGGACAACCTGATGGTCTATGCCGATACGGTTTCAGTCAGCGACGACTTTTATCTGCGGGAAATGAATGTATGGACCCTGTCGAACGGCTACGGCAGCAACTGGGGATCGTTGCGCAACGCTATCTCCCATTGGGGAGTGCTGGACGAATTCGACCATGGCTACGCGCAGATGCAAGGCACTTGGAACCAGGACTTGATTCAGGCAAGTCCGTTCGCGCTGCAGGAACTGCCCAAGCTCCTCGTGAGCGGGCGGCAAGACCTCGCCGGCGGACTGGCGTTTCTCGACTACGATGCGCAGGGGACCAATTTCTACCGCGAATCAGGATTGGACGGGCTGCGGTTTGCAGCGACTCCCAAGCTCACCATACCGTGGCGCTTGGGTGATTACCTCTATGGCTACGGGGCGGTTGGCGTGCAAGGAAACATGTACGACACCTCCGGACACAATATTAACGTTACCCCCGTAGGGTTTCCGTTCGCCGGACTGCCACCAAAGGCGAATGGGAAGCCGGGGGTCCTCCTCTACAACAACGGCCTTTCAGTCGGACCACTGGCACAAGGTGGATTTCAGGGCATCGGAGTTCCGTCCCTTTCAACCGGGGTTGCGAGCGAGGTTGAGCGGGTTTGGGACGTAAATGGCACTCTGGTCGAGAAGCTCAAGAACACTATCGAACCCTTTGCGACGTATGCGTACGTGCCGCGCATCTACCAGGGGAATCTGCCGCTCTTCGATCAATACGATCGGGTTAACTCGCGCAGCCTGTTTACCTACGGCGTAACCACGAGGCTGTTTGCGAAGATCGCGCCGCAGTCAGCGGACCTGCCCGCCGATACCGAAACCGACGAATCGACCGGAGCCCCTGGCCCGACCAACCAGGGCTCGTCGCCCTCGGAGACTTTCATGCCGGGTGGCGCGTCCGCATTCAGCCACGGCCAGGAAGTCCGCGAGCTGGCGCAGGCTACCTTCATGCAAGCCTACGACGTTTCGCATGACTTGGGGCCGTTCGGCGACCGCGTTTCGGACTTTCAAAGCAACCTGACGGTCTTCGCGACCTCCTTTGCGGCGCTCGGCTCGCAGGTGGACTACAATCCGCGCAACCACGCCGGCATCACCTTCGCCAACGTGTTCCTGACGCTGCAACCGCCGTGGTCCCAGGTTTCCAACGTCTACATGGGCAAAGAGTTGCAAGGATCTTTTGTGCAGTTATCGTACAACTACGTAAACCCGAAAACCGCGGTGCTGCCGACCACTACCGAAAACAACAGCCAGTTCGCGACGATTAGGGCTTACAGCGACCTGGGTGACATGCTCGGCGTGTACATCGCGCCCAGCTACAATTTTTCCACCAATCAGCTACAGTACGCGGAGTACGGCGCGCGACTGAAATCAGCGTGTGATTGCTGGTCGGCCGACATGGGACTGACCGACTCCTTCAACCCCAACGAAGTGCAGGTTCAGTTCCAGCTGACACTGGGCGGTCTGGGCTCGATCGGACAGAGCCCCTTCGGCCGGAATCCCTTCCAGACCTATGGACTTGCAGGCAATCCGCTCGGCGTGTTGCCGCGCTGA
- a CDS encoding aminodeoxychorismate/anthranilate synthase component II, with protein MSELKPKLLMIDNYDSFTYNLVQYLGELGAAVVVKRNDDIDVAGARALSPDAIVISPGPCTPKEAGVSLAILRELSAELPILGVCLGHQCIGEAFGGRVVRASRLMHGKTSPVVHDGKTIFESIPSPFDAMRYHSLLVEWDTVPDCLEISARTEENEIMGFRHKTLRVEGVQFHPESIGTPQGKRVLENFLRRIAT; from the coding sequence ATGAGCGAACTAAAACCCAAACTGCTGATGATCGATAACTATGATTCGTTTACCTACAACCTGGTTCAGTACCTTGGCGAGCTGGGCGCCGCTGTAGTCGTTAAGCGCAACGATGACATCGATGTAGCGGGCGCACGTGCGCTGTCGCCCGACGCGATTGTCATTTCGCCGGGGCCGTGCACGCCAAAGGAGGCCGGTGTTTCCTTGGCGATTCTGCGCGAGCTTTCGGCGGAACTGCCGATTCTCGGTGTCTGCCTGGGCCATCAGTGTATTGGGGAAGCGTTCGGTGGGCGTGTCGTGCGTGCATCGCGGCTGATGCATGGCAAGACCTCGCCGGTGGTGCACGACGGCAAGACGATCTTTGAATCCATCCCGAGCCCGTTCGATGCGATGCGGTATCATTCGCTGCTGGTCGAGTGGGATACGGTGCCGGACTGTCTGGAAATCAGCGCGCGCACGGAAGAGAACGAGATCATGGGCTTTCGCCATAAGACCCTGAGAGTCGAGGGCGTGCAGTTCCATCCGGAATCGATCGGCACGCCTCAGGGCAAACGTGTGCTGGAAAACTTTCTGCGGCGGATTGCCACGTGA
- a CDS encoding folylpolyglutamate synthase/dihydrofolate synthase family protein → MEERLTRTLDWLYSLEARGEIYKLERMENALALIGNPHRKLRVVHIAGTKGKGSVAAMLDAVLRAAGMRVGLYTKPHLVNLAERTRIDGAEMPARRMLEYIEKLRDAYDRAGLALTFFEFTVAMMFLYFAEEHVDIAIVETGLGGRLDSTNVVRPILSVITPIGFDHMEYLGYTIPAIAAEKGGIIKPEVPVVIGARDHEARATLSSIAAQRRSATRLVDRDYTFRSLAPQHRIDYQGLALSLKDVELGLAGPFQHENAAIALATIEELRAQGHPIAEDAVRRGLREVCWPGRFDIVSHHPLVILDCAHNELSISALLETISVELNPDVRPHLVFGCLASKQWERMAAMLAPRVADVTLAKAKPKNPLDPEHLLPIFTAHVPTRIERDPLAAIEQVVKETPPSEVVLATGSVYLIGEIYPYFLARTGRRGLFPEAPA, encoded by the coding sequence GTGGAAGAGCGGCTTACAAGGACTCTTGACTGGCTCTATTCCCTCGAGGCCCGCGGGGAAATTTACAAGCTCGAGCGGATGGAGAACGCCCTTGCGCTGATTGGCAATCCGCATCGCAAACTGCGCGTAGTGCACATAGCTGGCACCAAGGGGAAGGGTTCGGTGGCCGCGATGCTCGACGCGGTGCTGCGTGCGGCGGGAATGCGGGTCGGTTTGTACACCAAGCCGCACCTGGTGAATCTGGCGGAGCGCACGCGCATCGACGGGGCGGAAATGCCTGCACGGCGAATGCTCGAGTACATCGAGAAGCTGCGCGACGCCTACGATCGGGCAGGGCTCGCCCTGACGTTCTTCGAGTTTACGGTTGCCATGATGTTCCTTTACTTCGCCGAGGAACACGTCGATATCGCGATAGTCGAGACCGGGCTGGGTGGCAGGCTGGACTCTACCAACGTGGTGAGACCGATTCTGAGCGTTATCACGCCCATTGGGTTCGATCACATGGAGTATCTCGGCTACACGATTCCTGCGATCGCCGCGGAAAAGGGTGGAATCATCAAGCCCGAGGTGCCGGTTGTAATCGGGGCGCGCGATCATGAGGCGCGCGCCACGCTGAGCTCGATAGCCGCACAGCGCCGCAGTGCCACCCGGCTGGTCGATCGCGACTACACCTTTCGATCCCTCGCACCGCAACATCGCATTGACTACCAGGGCCTGGCGCTCTCGCTGAAGGACGTCGAGCTTGGCCTTGCCGGACCGTTTCAACACGAAAATGCCGCGATCGCGCTGGCCACGATCGAGGAGTTGCGGGCGCAGGGACATCCGATCGCGGAGGATGCCGTGCGGCGCGGTCTTCGCGAAGTCTGTTGGCCGGGGCGCTTCGATATCGTGTCGCACCACCCGCTGGTCATCTTGGACTGCGCGCACAACGAGCTGTCGATTTCGGCCCTGCTCGAGACGATTAGTGTGGAGCTGAATCCGGACGTCAGGCCGCATCTGGTGTTCGGTTGCCTGGCCAGCAAGCAGTGGGAGCGGATGGCGGCGATGCTGGCGCCGCGGGTCGCCGACGTCACGCTTGCCAAAGCCAAGCCCAAAAATCCGCTCGATCCCGAGCATCTCCTCCCAATATTCACCGCACACGTGCCAACCCGGATCGAGCGCGACCCCTTGGCGGCAATTGAACAGGTTGTTAAGGAAACGCCTCCTTCCGAAGTGGTGCTGGCGACCGGTTCTGTGTATCTTATCGGCGAGATTTACCCGTACTTCTTGGCCCGGACTGGGAGGAGAGGGCTGTTTCCTGAGGCGCCGGCCTAA
- the trpB gene encoding tryptophan synthase subunit beta, with protein MQNQPDSRGHFGEFGGRYVAETLMPALLELAQAYQQARRDPKFRSELEKYSREYVGRPTPLFFAANLTAKLGGAKIYLKREDLCHTGAHKANNALGQALLAVRMGKERIIAETGAGQHGVAAATMAALFRRQCEVFMGAIDVERQALNVFRMKLLGAKVQPVDSGSRSLKDAMSEALRDWTASVRNSYYLIGSAAGPHPYPMIVRDFQTVIGKETRRQIVKLEGRLPDVLIACVNGGSNAIGLMHPFVQDRDVRMYFVEAGGLGLNGWQHAATLTAGHPGVLHGNRTLLLQDELGQIRETHSVAAGLDYPGVGPELAYLKESGRAEYAVVTDAEAVAAFQLLCGTEGIIPALESSHAIAHAARLAPTLPKERIIIVNLSGRGDKDMNTVARACGVTLREGA; from the coding sequence ATGCAAAATCAACCAGATAGCCGCGGACACTTCGGCGAATTCGGCGGGCGGTACGTGGCCGAAACGCTGATGCCCGCGCTGCTGGAACTAGCCCAGGCCTACCAGCAGGCGCGGCGCGATCCGAAATTTCGTTCCGAGCTTGAAAAATATTCGCGCGAGTATGTGGGACGCCCTACGCCCCTGTTCTTCGCCGCCAACCTGACGGCGAAACTGGGCGGCGCGAAAATTTATCTGAAACGCGAGGACCTGTGCCACACGGGTGCACACAAGGCGAACAACGCGCTGGGCCAGGCGCTGCTCGCGGTCAGGATGGGCAAGGAGCGCATCATCGCCGAAACCGGAGCAGGACAGCACGGAGTGGCCGCCGCAACGATGGCGGCGCTGTTCCGGCGTCAATGCGAGGTATTCATGGGCGCGATTGACGTCGAGCGGCAGGCGCTCAACGTGTTTCGCATGAAGCTGCTCGGCGCCAAGGTCCAGCCGGTGGACTCGGGGAGCAGGAGTCTGAAGGACGCGATGAGCGAGGCACTGCGCGACTGGACCGCGTCGGTGCGCAATAGCTACTACTTGATCGGCTCCGCCGCGGGCCCTCATCCTTACCCGATGATCGTGCGCGATTTTCAGACCGTGATCGGCAAAGAGACGCGCCGCCAGATTGTCAAGCTGGAAGGACGGCTGCCCGATGTTCTGATCGCCTGCGTTAACGGCGGGTCTAACGCGATCGGGCTGATGCACCCCTTCGTGCAAGACCGTGACGTGCGCATGTATTTCGTAGAGGCTGGAGGCCTCGGGCTCAACGGCTGGCAGCACGCGGCGACCCTTACGGCGGGCCACCCGGGCGTGTTGCACGGAAACCGGACGCTGCTCTTGCAGGATGAACTGGGCCAGATTCGTGAGACTCACTCGGTCGCCGCCGGCCTCGATTATCCCGGCGTCGGACCCGAACTCGCATATCTCAAGGAGAGCGGGCGCGCCGAATACGCGGTGGTAACCGACGCCGAAGCGGTGGCGGCCTTTCAGCTCTTATGCGGGACCGAGGGCATCATCCCCGCGCTGGAGAGTTCGCACGCGATCGCGCATGCCGCCAGGCTCGCTCCAACCCTGCCCAAAGAACGGATCATCATCGTCAACCTCTCGGGACGAGGCGACAAGGACATGAACACGGTCGCGCGCGCGTGCGGCGTGACGCTGCGGGAGGGTGCGTAG
- a CDS encoding phosphoribosylanthranilate isomerase, with translation MTVRVKICGVTCIEDAEAAILAGADLIGLNFHRPSPRYLDRAGARAIREVIGHRAQVVGVFVNEARSVIGDCAHDLGLDMLQFHGDEEEGALSGWTLPVIRALRVRTGEALVAISRTHADYVLLDTFNSALYGGSGVARPLEELKQLDLSRVFISGGLNAANVAAAAALGPYGVDAASGVESTPGIKDHLKLRSFVANAKSTR, from the coding sequence ATGACGGTGCGGGTCAAAATATGCGGCGTGACCTGCATAGAAGATGCCGAGGCCGCCATTCTGGCTGGTGCGGATCTGATCGGGTTGAACTTTCATCGGCCGAGTCCTCGCTATCTCGACCGAGCCGGTGCGCGCGCGATTCGCGAGGTTATCGGACATCGAGCCCAGGTCGTGGGTGTGTTCGTCAACGAAGCGCGCTCGGTGATAGGGGACTGCGCACACGATCTCGGTCTCGACATGCTGCAGTTCCATGGCGACGAAGAAGAAGGCGCGCTGTCCGGTTGGACGCTGCCGGTGATTCGCGCGCTGCGGGTACGCACCGGTGAAGCACTTGTCGCAATTTCTCGGACTCACGCGGACTACGTCTTGTTGGATACATTTAATTCCGCGCTCTACGGTGGCAGCGGAGTCGCGCGCCCTCTCGAAGAGCTCAAGCAACTCGATCTTTCAAGAGTCTTCATTTCCGGCGGGTTGAACGCAGCCAATGTCGCCGCGGCTGCCGCTCTTGGCCCATACGGGGTCGACGCGGCCAGCGGCGTGGAGTCGACACCCGGCATCAAGGACCATCTCAAGCTCAGGAGTTTCGTTGCCAATGCAAAATCAACCAGATAG
- the trpA gene encoding tryptophan synthase subunit alpha: protein MPHGGRIARKFLELRARNEAALIPFIVAGDPDIATTRRLVLELEARGADLIELGVPFSDPMADGPANQRAIARGLEAGASLPAILSLVSELRQATQIPLILFGYFNPYLHYGCERFCRDAAIAGVDAILVIDLPPEESAELLKPARANGLDLIYLLAPTTPLERSRRIARSASGFLYYVSVTGVTGVRSEVGSDVESKVRELRTVSDLPIGVGFGISTPQQAAKVANFADAVVVGSAISTLIEQQMASGDAVAAAGGLVGSLKDAMRAAHRTITAPAVS, encoded by the coding sequence ATGCCACACGGCGGAAGGATCGCGCGCAAGTTCCTCGAGTTGCGCGCTCGCAACGAAGCGGCGCTTATTCCGTTTATCGTCGCGGGAGATCCGGATATCGCGACCACACGCCGGCTGGTCCTCGAACTTGAGGCGCGCGGCGCTGACTTGATAGAGCTTGGGGTGCCGTTCTCGGATCCGATGGCGGATGGACCGGCGAATCAACGCGCCATCGCCCGCGGGCTTGAAGCGGGCGCCTCGCTACCCGCAATTCTCTCCCTGGTCTCCGAGCTCAGGCAGGCGACGCAGATCCCGCTCATCCTGTTCGGTTACTTCAATCCTTATTTACACTACGGATGCGAGCGGTTCTGCCGTGACGCAGCCATCGCCGGCGTAGATGCGATTCTGGTGATCGATCTGCCGCCCGAGGAGAGTGCGGAGTTGCTCAAGCCGGCGCGGGCCAACGGCCTCGACCTCATCTATCTGCTCGCACCGACCACGCCGCTGGAGCGCAGCCGGCGAATCGCGCGGTCGGCGAGCGGGTTCTTGTATTATGTCTCGGTGACTGGAGTGACCGGGGTGCGCAGCGAAGTGGGCAGCGACGTGGAAAGCAAAGTGCGGGAGCTGCGCACGGTGAGCGACCTGCCTATCGGCGTAGGCTTTGGAATTTCCACGCCGCAACAAGCGGCAAAGGTCGCGAACTTCGCGGATGCCGTGGTGGTCGGCAGCGCCATCTCGACCCTGATCGAGCAACAGATGGCGTCTGGCGATGCGGTCGCCGCGGCTGGCGGGCTGGTCGGTTCGCTCAAAGACGCGATGCGCGCCGCGCACCGAACCATAACGGCGCCGGCGGTTAGTTAA